The proteins below come from a single Holdemania massiliensis genomic window:
- a CDS encoding PTS system mannose/fructose/N-acetylgalactosamine-transporter subunit IIB: MILQLRLDERLIHGQVVTAWSRALNADTLMVANDEVIKDQLKVKMLLMTAPAGKKVHVRGVDESIRLLKDPRADKMRILLIVDNPADAIRLVEALPIHEVNVANYRKKKSRDKTVIHAYCSADPEDFELFKKLNSISESIFCQMLPSVPKENFSELLVKAKPENK, from the coding sequence ATGATCTTACAGTTGAGACTAGATGAAAGATTGATTCACGGCCAGGTAGTAACCGCTTGGTCCCGTGCATTGAATGCTGATACATTGATGGTTGCCAATGATGAGGTTATCAAAGATCAGCTGAAAGTAAAGATGTTGTTAATGACAGCGCCTGCGGGTAAAAAGGTTCATGTTCGTGGCGTTGATGAATCGATTCGTTTGTTAAAAGACCCACGGGCAGACAAAATGCGTATCTTATTGATTGTGGATAATCCTGCAGATGCAATTCGTTTGGTTGAGGCTCTGCCTATTCACGAAGTGAATGTGGCTAACTATCGAAAGAAGAAGTCACGGGATAAAACTGTGATTCATGCCTATTGCAGTGCAGATCCGGAAGACTTTGAGTTGTTTAAGAAATTGAATTCTATATCAGAATCTATTTTCTGCCAGATGCTTCCCTCTGTGCCCAAGGAGAATTTTTCAGAATTATTAGTTAAAGCAAAACCAGAAAACAAGTAA
- a CDS encoding PTS mannose/fructose/sorbose/N-acetylgalactosamine transporter subunit IIC has product MIQALLIALTYYICQCIDGFVGFQTATRPIILGSVTGLVCGDLKTGVIMGAELEAIYMGISGIGGVVAADYRTSTAVGVGLTILSGISIEQGLAIAVPIGALMNSVNPITQAISNSIQPISTRLANAGEVQKFRWVMILEMLFVRFTLPAIIIFLCCFYGSEAVEIMFQVVPAWLLNGLSAAGGMLVVVGLCLTTQAIFSQSTPFYVLLGFILAKYLGLSTLPIAILALILAYVGFTRNYKMQEIEKKISTGGGDDFYG; this is encoded by the coding sequence ATGATTCAAGCTCTTCTCATTGCTCTGACTTATTATATTTGTCAGTGCATCGATGGCTTTGTTGGTTTCCAAACTGCAACTCGGCCGATTATTTTAGGTTCTGTAACTGGATTAGTCTGCGGAGATCTTAAAACAGGTGTAATTATGGGAGCTGAACTGGAGGCAATTTACATGGGAATTTCCGGTATTGGCGGAGTTGTGGCTGCCGATTATCGTACCAGTACAGCAGTAGGTGTTGGTCTTACCATTTTATCAGGAATTAGTATTGAACAGGGACTTGCCATTGCTGTTCCTATCGGTGCCCTGATGAATTCAGTGAATCCGATTACGCAGGCGATTTCTAACTCCATCCAGCCAATTTCTACACGATTGGCAAATGCTGGGGAGGTTCAGAAATTTCGATGGGTTATGATTTTGGAGATGTTGTTTGTTCGGTTTACTCTGCCGGCAATTATTATTTTCCTTTGCTGCTTCTATGGCTCGGAAGCTGTTGAGATTATGTTCCAAGTAGTACCTGCCTGGCTTCTTAACGGTCTCAGCGCTGCCGGTGGAATGTTGGTGGTCGTTGGATTGTGTCTTACTACTCAGGCTATTTTTTCTCAGTCTACACCGTTCTATGTGCTGCTCGGTTTTATTCTCGCTAAATATCTGGGATTAAGCACTTTGCCAATCGCTATTCTGGCGCTTATTCTGGCTTACGTAGGCTTTACTCGAAATTATAAAATGCAGGAAATAGAAAAGAAAATATCAACAGGCGGAGGAGATGATTTCTATGGCTAA